In the genome of Montipora foliosa isolate CH-2021 chromosome 3, ASM3666993v2, whole genome shotgun sequence, one region contains:
- the LOC137994378 gene encoding olfactomedin-like protein 2A has product MFRYCHLVCLLLALVAIDALDNSTVNLRTKRALSTNDLVLELMHRMIIDEKHDLAKAGNSVNSLQRDSCTNIKSIGKPVTHKARTYHYGAWMKDPLGIMGAETTFVMANWQNRNVLEEYENIDKFKEGFVRKKYTLPYNWDGTGAVVYGQYLYYNRGGSSQIVKYNLRSEGIEAYISVGNCAPRSNQYGWGGYSGMDLAVDEQGLWVLCGNTNNYKRLRAGKIDVVANDIAVTFDLNTEPITTMGNAFVACGVIYTIDSYNIRSTTINFAYDTKTGREWNPRIKFINQYGVNSMVDYNPTERVLYSWDNKRLVTYPITFEES; this is encoded by the exons ATGTTTCGATATTGTCACTTGGTTTGCCTTCTACTCGCTTTGGTGGCT ATTGATGCACTTGACAATTCCACAGTCAATTTGCGCACCAAAAGAGCCTTGTCCACTAATGATCTCGTCCTGGAACTG ATGCATAGGATGATTATTGATGAGAAGCATGACTTGGCTAAAGCAGGCAACAGTGTTAACAGTCTCCAGAGAG ACAGCTGTACCAACATCAAGTCGATTGGTAAACCTGTGACTCACAAAGCAAGGACCTATCATTACGGAGCCTGGATGAAAGATCCGCTAGGAATCATGGGAGCCGAGACTACATTTGTAATGGCGAATTGGCAAAACAGAAACGTACTTGAAGAGTATGAAAACATCGACAAATTTAAAGAAGGATTTGTGCGTAAGAAGTACACGCTGCCTTATAACTGGGATGGAACAGGTGCTGTAGTGTATGGACAATATCTCTACTACAACAG AGGAGGTTCCAGCCAAATTGTGAAGTACAATCTGCGCTCAGAGGGAATAGAGGCTTACATAAGCGTGGGCAATTGCGCACCGAGAAGTAACCAGTACGGATGGGGTGGATACAGTGGAATGGACCTGGCTGTTGATGAACAGGGTTTGTGGGTGTTATGTGGAAACACCAACAACTATAAAAGACTGAGGGCCGGCAAAATCGATGTGGTCGCAAACGATATTGCCGTAACGTTTGACCTAAACACCG AACCGATCACGACGATGGGGAATGCTTTTGTTGCTTGTGGAGTGATCTACACCATTGACAGTTACAACATCCGATCCACCACAATCAACTTCGCCTACGACACGAAGACGGGAAGAGAGTGGAACCCTCGCATAAAGTTCATCAACCAGTATGGCGTCAACTCCATGGTGGATTACAATCCGACGGAGAGAGTGCTGTATTCTTGGGATAACAAACGTCTAGTCACTTATCCCATTACTTTTGAGGAATCTTAA